From Enterococcus mundtii, the proteins below share one genomic window:
- the glpO gene encoding type 1 glycerol-3-phosphate oxidase, which yields MFSKKTRQDNIDHMKQEELDLLIIGGGITGAGVAIQAAASGIKTGLIEMQDFAEGTSSRSTKLVHGGIRYLKTFDVEVVADTVGERAVVQQVAPHIPKPDPMLLPIYEGEGATTFNMFSVKVAMDLYDKLAKVTGTKYENYTLTPEEVLEREPFLKKDGLTGAGVYLDFRNNDSRLVIDNIKKAAEDGAYLVSKMKATGFIYEGDQIIGVKARDLLSDEVIEIRAKVVINTSGPWVDKIRNLNFKRAISPKMRPTKGVHLVVDAKKLPVPQPTYFDTGKQDGRMVFAIPRENKTYFGTTDTDYQGDFTDPQVTQEDVDYLLDVINHRYPEANITLADIESSWAGLRPLLIGNAGSDYNGGDNGSISDKSFRKVVDTVTDYKESKVSRVEVEDVLNHLESSRDEKAPSTVSRGSSLEREPDGLVTLSGGKITDYRKMAEGAMKLIRQLLQEEYGVTVKEIDSKTYSISGGDFDPTKQEEMVEEYTKIGVEAGLDEKDAAYIADFYGTNAKHIFELAKEMSPYPGLTLAESARLRYGLENEMVLVPGDYLIRRTNHLLFERDQLDAIKQPIIDAIAAYFEWTDEEKERETQHLEQLIAESDLRDLKGEK from the coding sequence ATGTTTTCAAAAAAAACAAGACAAGATAACATTGACCACATGAAACAAGAAGAATTAGATCTTTTGATTATTGGGGGCGGAATCACTGGTGCAGGTGTAGCAATCCAAGCAGCTGCTTCAGGTATTAAAACCGGTTTGATCGAAATGCAGGATTTTGCGGAAGGAACGTCTTCACGCTCAACCAAGTTAGTTCATGGGGGGATTCGTTATCTAAAAACGTTTGACGTTGAAGTGGTAGCAGATACAGTAGGCGAACGTGCAGTGGTACAACAAGTGGCACCGCATATCCCTAAACCAGATCCGATGTTATTGCCGATTTATGAAGGAGAAGGCGCAACGACCTTCAATATGTTTTCTGTAAAAGTAGCGATGGATCTTTATGATAAATTAGCAAAAGTAACTGGAACGAAGTATGAAAACTATACGTTGACACCTGAAGAAGTTCTTGAACGTGAGCCGTTTCTTAAAAAAGATGGCTTAACAGGTGCCGGTGTTTACTTGGATTTCCGGAATAATGATTCCCGTTTAGTGATCGATAATATCAAAAAAGCGGCAGAAGACGGAGCATATCTGGTCAGCAAAATGAAAGCTACCGGTTTTATCTATGAAGGTGACCAGATCATCGGAGTCAAAGCGCGTGATTTGTTAAGTGATGAAGTCATTGAGATCCGAGCAAAAGTAGTGATCAACACAAGTGGACCATGGGTGGACAAGATCCGTAACCTGAACTTCAAGCGTGCGATCTCACCAAAAATGCGTCCGACAAAAGGCGTCCATTTAGTAGTAGACGCGAAGAAACTGCCTGTGCCACAGCCTACTTATTTCGATACAGGAAAACAAGATGGTCGGATGGTCTTTGCGATTCCTCGTGAAAACAAAACGTATTTTGGGACAACAGATACCGATTACCAAGGCGATTTTACAGACCCACAAGTAACACAGGAAGATGTGGATTACTTACTAGATGTGATCAATCATCGTTATCCAGAAGCAAATATCACTTTGGCTGATATCGAATCAAGTTGGGCAGGATTACGTCCGTTATTGATCGGCAATGCCGGTTCTGACTACAACGGTGGTGACAACGGTTCGATCTCAGATAAAAGTTTCCGTAAAGTTGTTGATACGGTGACGGATTATAAAGAAAGCAAGGTATCACGAGTAGAAGTCGAAGATGTGTTGAATCATTTAGAAAGTAGTCGTGATGAAAAAGCACCATCAACTGTTTCTCGCGGTAGTTCATTAGAACGTGAACCAGATGGACTAGTTACTTTATCTGGTGGTAAAATCACCGATTATCGCAAAATGGCAGAAGGCGCGATGAAATTGATCCGTCAACTGTTACAAGAAGAGTATGGTGTAACTGTAAAAGAGATTGATTCCAAGACTTATTCGATCTCAGGTGGCGATTTTGATCCGACGAAACAAGAAGAAATGGTCGAAGAATATACAAAAATCGGTGTGGAAGCAGGTCTTGATGAAAAAGATGCTGCATATATCGCAGATTTCTACGGAACAAATGCGAAACACATCTTTGAATTAGCGAAAGAAATGAGTCCTTATCCAGGATTGACTTTGGCAGAATCTGCACGTTTGCGTTACGGTTTAGAAAACGAAATGGTCTTAGTTCCAGGTGACTATTTGATTCGCCGTACCAACCATCTACTTTTTGAAAGAGATCAGTTAGATGCCATCAAACAACCGATCATTGATGCGATTGCTGCATACTTTGAATGGACAGATGAAGAAAAAGAACGTGAAACGCAACATTTAGAGCAACTGATCGCTGAGTCAGACTTACGTGACCTGAAAGGAGAAAAATAA
- a CDS encoding MIP/aquaporin family protein, translating to MNADMTQIMGEFIGTMILILLGDGVCAAVNLNKSKAQASGWIVIAFGWAMAVTMAVFISGFMGPAHLNPAVTLGMAMTGAIGWNLVFPFIIAQLLGAIVGAVLVWLSYLPHWSATKDQGAILGTFATGPAIRNYPANFITELIGTFVLVLGLLAFGQTEFAGGTNVFAVGGLILAIGLSLGGSTGYAINPARDLGPRIAHAILPIANKGGSDWGYSWVPIAGPMVGAIVAVGMYTLMV from the coding sequence ATGAATGCAGACATGACCCAAATCATGGGAGAATTTATTGGAACGATGATTTTGATCCTTTTAGGGGACGGCGTATGTGCAGCAGTGAATTTAAACAAAAGTAAAGCGCAAGCCTCCGGTTGGATCGTCATTGCATTTGGTTGGGCAATGGCTGTTACGATGGCAGTATTTATTTCGGGATTCATGGGACCCGCTCATTTAAATCCTGCGGTAACACTTGGGATGGCAATGACAGGTGCGATCGGTTGGAATTTAGTTTTCCCATTCATCATCGCGCAATTACTAGGTGCGATCGTCGGTGCGGTACTTGTTTGGTTATCTTATTTGCCACATTGGTCAGCAACAAAGGATCAAGGGGCAATCTTAGGAACCTTTGCGACTGGACCAGCCATCCGCAACTATCCTGCTAACTTTATTACAGAGTTGATCGGTACGTTCGTTTTAGTCTTAGGACTATTGGCATTTGGTCAAACAGAATTTGCTGGCGGAACAAATGTCTTTGCTGTTGGAGGATTGATTTTAGCTATCGGGTTATCACTAGGTGGTTCAACAGGATATGCGATCAATCCAGCTCGTGACTTAGGTCCACGTATCGCTCATGCGATTTTACCAATCGCTAATAAAGGTGGTTCTGACTGGGGTTATTCATGGGTACCGATTGCAGGACCAATGGTTGGGGCAATCGTCGCAGTAGGTATGTACACGTTGATGGTTTAA